One genomic window of Arachis stenosperma cultivar V10309 chromosome 10, arast.V10309.gnm1.PFL2, whole genome shotgun sequence includes the following:
- the LOC130957785 gene encoding myosin-12-like, whose translation MPGVRPGERLSLLLHALFSTTRGCKKYKLGNPKQFHYLNQSNCYEVSNVDDAKEYLKTRNAMDIVGINQEEQDAIFRVVAAILHLGNIDFVKGTEVDSSKLKDEKPLFHRTATELFM comes from the exons ATGCCAGGTGTCCGACCTGGAGAGAGACTATCACTGCTTTTACATGCTTTGTTCAGCACCACCAGAG GATGCAAGAAGTACAAGTTGGGGAATCCAAAGCAATTCCACTATCTTAATCAATCAAACTGTTATGAAGTTTCAAATGTAGATGATGCAAAAGAATACTTGAAGACCAGAAATGCAATGGATATTGTAGGAATCAACCAGGAAGAACAG GATGCTATCTTTCGTGTGGTCGCCGCAATCCTCCACCTTGGTAACATTGACTTTGTCAAAGGGACTGAAGTTGATTCTTCCAAACTGAAAGATGAAAAACCACTCTTCCATCGGACAGCTACAGAGTTGTTCATGTAA